The stretch of DNA TTTCAGAAGGATCCTGCTAGGGTATTGAGCATGAACACGAGGCGCATACTTCTTGAGGTTTGGAGGTATTTTACATTTCCCTTCAGCAAACTCCGTTGCAACATACCCACCTTAGGTTTTCAATAAGTGCCATCAAAACTCCATAGTCATCAGGGTTAGAAATGGAAAGAGAGTGGAGCCAAAAgttagaacaagaattaggctcCCTAAGCTCTACTAGCATAGAGAAACATGTCCTCTGCGATAGTGAAACTGTTCTCTTCAATAGAACGTGGGACTATAAAATTCTTCATTCAAGAACACATATGCTGATGAGCTAGTAAGCATCATTATGTTTACATTTCCATTAGCCGAATCCTTCTAAATGAGAAAGAGATAGGCTTTGTTTGAGGTTGCTGAACTGTGTTGAATTGTACTTATTTTATAATCTGCTGTGGAAAACTAGCCATAAAGCACGCAAAAGTGAGTAAAACAAACACTAAAATAGAGAAAGGTGGGTGGGGTTAATGGGGATTATGAGAATCCACTAAAATACCAAATGCAGCCATAGTCATAATCATTTAGCTACAGTTTGCCAGGTGTTTCAGGCATGCTTAATGGTGTGTTTATTTCAAAACAATTTGCGGTAATTTATTTTTTATCTTGCCGTCAGCATATATTATTTAGTCTCTTGCATATAGCAAGTTTTCTGCGCAATGCAATGCATATAACACTCGTAACGCGTCACTTGTCACAGGAATGAAGGTATCAACGGCCTATTCAGAGGAGCGGGCCCTCGCATGGCACGAGCTGGGCCTTCGGTGGGCATTGTTGTTTCGTCGTATGAAGTTGTCAAACACATCATGCACAGAAAACATGCAGAGCTATGAGCTTAGATTTAGTCGTATGTAGAACACACGAGCCTTCTGATCAAACCAACAGCGGACCTCCTTCTGATCAAACGTGACTTCACTCTCCTGAAAGCCGGTTTACATTGCATGCCTACCTTATCAGAAGGGGGGTTTGAGTGTCTGTGTAATAATAAAGGGTAGAATGCCCAAAATGTTGTAATTTCTCGTTGCAAGAAGTTTTGGGTCAGTACTGTGTATTTGTGAGATTCTGCTAGGCGTTTGAGCAGCACGATCACGATCAGGGTTAGAGTGATGGGTTCAAAAACCGTAGCAATCTTCAGAGGCAACAGACAATTAAAATTTAGACTCCTTACACGATCCGCCCTGTAATTGTTGGCTCCTTTAAACCTGTTATTATCTCCGAAGTTGTCATCGCAGGATCAGGTTTTACTGATCAAATCACAATGCACAAGCACCCAGAAGGGAAATAAATTAATGTCTTCTGCTGATCAGGTCGAAGTGCACAAGCACAGGGAAATAAATTAATGTCTTTTGATGATAGGTCGAAGTGCACAAGCACCCCAGAAGCAAAATAAAGGAATTCTGGGAAGCTGAAATGCTCATCGGGTAACATCAGACGTTATGTAACATAGGATGGTCACTTCGACTGAGAGATTACTTAAGATACAAGTACTCTCTCTGTCTCAAAATAAATGTCTTTGATTTAGTATAACCCAAGATATCTCGATGCAAAAACGGTTCAAGGTGTCGGCTCAATGCCTCTTCTTCCTGCATGTATCTTGGTATACAAAGCACAATAGGCAGGTGTTCCATCAACGTCTGTTCCTTCGGcctcccttcccctttcctttcccctttCCCTTTCCTTTCCCTTTCTTACCCTTTCTCATTTCCCGCTCCGGCGCATCTCTGAACGATGACGACGAGGACTGCTTTGGTCCTCCCATGAGGTGCTTCACATCGAGTATACCGTTCTTGAAGCGCCCTTCAGTTGCCCTGAGTACTCGGTCCTCTGGTCTAAGCTTCTCAAATTTCTTATTCTTGTTTTGTTTCCTAAAAATCCCAAGCAGTCTTTCCTGTACAGAGTTATCATGCGTCACTCACTATTCCAGAGCAAACCAGAATCAGAGTAACTGAGAAACATACCTCCTCAATCTTCTTTTGTTCTCTTTTCTGCTGATTCTTCATAGCTGGGATTGCCACAGATAATGGTGTACGCTGCTTCTTAATGGCCTATTGCAGACAAATGAAAACTATTGAGATAGTGCAAAGTTTCAAGTCAGGATATACAAGGAAACAAAGATTACCTTTCCACCCAGTTCAACTACTTTGCGGTTCTGTATTTTATTCTTGTCCTTCCATGTAGTGGCACCTGTGAATATAGCACCGAGTGAATGTTTGAGCCTGAATAAAAACTCGAGATCAAATGGTAAGCGTACAAGGAGAGATGAGCTCACTATTAGTCTGTTTAGTTGAAGAAACACTGACATATTAGTCTGTGTAAGAGTAAGCAAAATCTGAAATAATTGGAAATTGTTCTGTTGTATGCCTATGCAAAATGCtaatgggtttcacctctagcctaccccaacttgtttgggactaaaggctttgttgttgttgttgttgttgtatgCCTATGCAAAATGCTAATCCTTTTTAACAGCTCGCTAATTGGCTACGACAGGATCTTCTGGAGCTCTGTTTTGGAAAAGTTGATGTGTGCTTTTGTTTGAGGATGTAGTTCTTTTCGCTGGGTGTGCCTATAGGTTGTAGAATATAATGTGCATTCTGTTCCATATTATAGTTTGGGTTTGAACTTTGAAGACATAATGCTTTCAACTGCGTCTATGTTTCTGTAGATGCTCCAGAAAGAACTTCACTTCTTTTTGGGGAAAGAGTAATATTACTGTTACCATTGTTTGGTTTATGAGTTATTATTATTCAATGTTATGTTTTGCCCAAATGTTTCAGATTTTGCTTCACAAATACGAGATCTTGAATTACAATGTATCCACTACGGTAGTCATCAAATAGCTAGACCAAAGCGCGAGCTGTTCTTTGACATAGTATACTAGCAGCTATGGCACATGCTGAAATTTAAACCACATTGAAATAAGCAGAACAAAACAGTTCATAACGCCCGAGGATGCAGCATGAGATAATTACCGAAAAGCTCAACATCTTTCAACAACTTCTCAATATCAATGTCAGGCTCATCATCAGACATGTCGGTAGATTTCGCCGGAGCTGGCTTGTGGTACATATTTGAAAGACTCGACCCCTAGAGGAGAAAAGGCCAGCACAAAATTAGGAACTGATGATGGCTCGGAACAGATGTGCTCCAAGAAAAAAAAACACAGGGGCAAACCATGAAGTGGTGATACTCGCTGCTCGACGAGGGCGCCTCGGCACGGCGCGGCTTCCGGGGGGCAGAGACGGACGGGTCGAAGACCACCTCGGCCGCCGCTTTGATAGGTCTTGATTTGGGCATCCCCCTCACCATCTTCTTACCCAGCTCGTGGTGGCGCCAAAGTTAGCGGCTCTCGGCGAGGACGGCCGACAGTACGGGAAGCGGCGACAGGGCAGGCAGCAGGAGGGATTCGGGGTGGACAAAGCGGAGGATATGGAGCCTTGAGCGTCGTTGCCGGACCTGGACGTGGGAGGGGAGCttaggggcggcggcggcggcggggttggGGAACCTGGTCGAGGGAGGCTTTGGTTGTGGTGAGTTGGGCTACTGGGCTTTGTTGTGGTTAGCATGTCATTAAACTGGCCCAAGAAACATTTTTTCGAAGGGGAATTACACGGAGGCCTCCTCTTCGTCAAAACATATTTGGCGCCTTAAGCGCCAGTTATTGGCCATTTGGCAATTGGCTCACACCCCTCTTTccgggagcaactagttaacgagcgctccttcggaagcctcgcaacgatcagcgctACTTGGGAcgctctcagccattcgccacgtgtcgcgTTCTGGACGCTTCCttcgaattttgttttttttttattttttcgcacgcgttttcggcttttAAAACGGTTTTTTTTTGGTTTTGGTTTTCTCtcggtctttcttagcttttcgatcaaaaaaaattttaaaaaaaaattcacGAAAGAAcgcgttttctttttttttctttcgtgaaAGTCAcagtttttcttccgcgagaggcacgattgtgctttagcgagagtcacggctgtgcctctcggaaacgaaaaaaacgcattttctgtttttttttctttcgcgagagtcacggttttgctttcgcgagaggcacggttatgctttcgcgagagtcacggccgtgcctctcggaaagggaaaaataaaatgtgttttgtgtttttttttcgttcgtgagagtcacggttttgcttccgcaagaggcacggttgtgcttacgcgaaagtcacggccgtgcctctcagaaaggggaaaaaatacgcgttttctgttttttttctttcacgagagtcacggttttgctttcgcgataggcacggttgtgctttcgcgagagtcacggctgtgactctcggaaacgaaaaaaaaacgcgttttctgttttttttccttacatgagagtcacggttttgcttccacgagaggcacggttgtgattttgcgagaggcacgggcgtgcctctttcggaaagggaaaaaaccgtgctcccggttcggttttttcgccGGGTTTTTTTTGTCTGTTTTGTTCGTtgaaacctatcaacatgggatttAGTTTTGAAGATttcgacgcgaggaatccaatggtgaaaacggttcgagatttggacgcatggtttaagagataaaacattttgaataaacggatctacgaaaaaaggaaaactcccaggttgcgacaagtgacgCGATGCATATGCGCCACTTGTCGCGACCTAAGAAAGTGgagtgttctttgcaacgagtactccttaattaaTGATTTCGCCTCTTTCCCCTTCAATATATtacaatgggccggcccaaatAAGACAAGCTGGAAACTCCCTCCTCCGCTCCCGAGATTTTCTGAAGCTTCCAAAAAGTATTTTTGGCTGATTTCGAAAGCTTTTGGAAGGTTTTATCCCTTCATTGGTTTTGGGTTTTTTGGACTGGTTTAGTTTGGTTTTATTAAATTTTCTTTTTTCAAATTGGTAATTTGTTTTCCAAATTCTTGATTATTTTCAATTTGTGAATTCATCAAATTTAAAAACAAAATTTAAACCCTTTTCCTCAAATTGCAAAAAAATTTAATTTGTAAACGTTCTTCCTTAAATTCGTGATCTTCTTTCAAATTAAAGGaaaattttcatatttttttttgaacttttcccCTCATATTCATGAAGTTTTTAAATTTTTTGTTAACCTTTACTTtctaaaattcatgaactttCTTTTGAACCCGTGAGCTCTTTTCAAATTCAGGAACTTTTTGAAATATATGAACTTTTTCCGAGTGTGTAAACTTTTTTCGACAGGTCGACAGTCAATGTTTCAACGGGTCAGGTGAAAGGTCAAGTCAACTAACAACTCAGAAAAGGTAAACCGTAGCGACCCGAGCTGGACACCCGCTTGCGTTAGTGGGCTAGCCCACACGAGGCGGCGCATGAGCGTCGGTTGATCCTATTGGCGCATAAGGTGCCACATATGATTTTTCCACCTCTTCGGTGCCTTCAGTGCCAATTGGTGAACCAGCGCCCAGGGTGTCGCCAGCATGGGCTAGTAAACGCTCGCAAGCTCCCACTCACTCGCAAATTATTATTTTTCTCCTACTTGCTACAGTGCATGCAACTGTTCTTAGAAAAATAAATGTCACTTTTTTAAGTTCATGAGTTTGCAAAACAAAATCACAAATTTGAAAAGTCATAAATTTAAGAAAACTGTGATTTTTTAAAATTTCATGAATATAGAAAAAAATCTGATTTTGAATAAATTCATGCTTTTGGAAAAGTTCAAGGATTTTAAGAAAAATCACGAGTTTTGAAAAAACTTCACAAATTTGAAACAAAAGTTCGCGAGTGTGCAAAAAGTACATGAAATATGATTTGACAATTACACGAGACCTCCTATTCCGCGTGCAACTAGAAATGGACGTTTCCCTGGGAGCTCCTATATATCGCATATTACATCAATCAGCTATGTGACGCCCAGGGGGGCCATAGATTGGCCCGGCCCATGCAGAGTAAACAGTAGCGAGCAACATAATGTAGCGCAACATGCACGGCGGCGTCTATAGCGACGCACACTATGGCACTGTTTATTATTATTTTGTCAAATTCCTAACTTTATTGCCAATACGGATATTTTTTGAGAACATGCATAATTTTTCAAAAATCCTGACCACTTTTTGGAAAAACAAGAACATTTTTCAATATACTAATTCATTTGAAAAAAATGTATTTTTTGTGGAAATTTCTATTTTATAGAAAGATGAACAATTTTTTGAAATTGGCGAAcatattttaaaattttgaacAACTATATGAAACAGGAGCATTTTTAGAATACGTGAAACTTTTAGTATTCCCTTAATATTTTATTGATTTTGTGAACAAATTTGAAAAACGTGTACATTTTCTGAAATTCAAAAAATATCTGAAACGAGTTTTTTTAATCCGAAACATTTTATGAATTTGAAACAAATTCTGAAAACTTCTTGACATTTTtctaaaaaagaaagaaaaacgaAAAAAAAAGCAAATGGGAATAAACAGTAGAAAAAACGCGCGATGAGCTGGTTATGAAAtttctagaaggttcccaaaacaaATTAAAAACCGAACATGAACCTTCTCGAAAGTTGTTAAAACCGGGATTTGGTAGACCGTGTGTACCGgataaatgggccggcccatatCTCAGTCGCTTGGACGACGCCTGTGTCAAGCGCTGACTAATTATGTCTAAAAATAAGCGCTGACTAATTGACAAAGTGAATTGCCTCAACAAAAAAAAGACAAAGTGAATCCTCAAAAAAAGTCTAATTGACACACTGAGCGTCTAATAGAGATTACATGTTTTCCTATTTGCCGCACTTTGTAAGCTGTTGCAGCTTTGCACGAGGGAAGCGTGCCAGTGAAGTATGTGGGTCATCCCATTTTAAACAATAGGCACACACGATTCTCGTTTCGGTTTTGGAAACCATCTAGAAAGTTCAAGCCagttttatcagttttggaaacCTTCCAAAAAGTTGGAACCGTTTTTGCATTTCTATGTCTTGTTTTTACTCTATGTTTCTTtgatgttttttttctttttcaagTTTAATTCTTTTTTCAATGTGCAGAAATGTCAAAAAAATCTCGTTTCAAAATTATGTATTAAAACGTTTGTGTTTTCAAAAAATGATCAGGAATTTCAAATATTGTTTGAAAAAAATCATGTTTTTGGAAATGTTCATATATTTTCAAAAAATCTCATTTATCAAAAATAAACTGTGTTCCATAAAAAATTTGAaaatttagaaaatgttcacaTTTTCACAAAAAATGTTTAGATTTACAGGAATTGTTGCCTTTGTTATAAAAAGTCTGGAAAATTCAAAAGGGGTTTTATGTTTTAAATTTTTTAGAATTTCCAATATAATTTTTATTCTTTagaaaatatatttttataaaatgttcatgtttttaaAAATTTGTTCTGAGTCCTGAGTCCTTTTCTAGAAGAGTTCACCACAGTATTGTTGGCTAGTCGCTACAATACCTCTACTCTAATTCCTTGATTCTACCATCGCACTTTCATCTGATGCGCTACAGTGCTTGATCGTTACATGTGCCTGCTCGCTTTGCTCATGTGCtagtgggccggcccagtcggatGGCCACCTGTGTTTTTCCGCGACAATCTGCCGCTTCTTGTGGCAGTTAGGAGCTCCGGTTAAATGGGTACCTCGCGCGAGGGAACATTTTGTGCGTAGGGAGTGCTCCAGTGCCGGCACGTGTCGCGCACGAGATGCTCCTCCTGTCAAAACGGTTTTTTGGGTTTTCTCAGAGGGTTTTCCGTTCTTCTATTTTTTGTTCTTTTTGTTTTTGTCTGTCATGAGCACATGTGTGTTGTGTTTCTGCGTGAAGCACACACGCAAAAAGTATAAGTGTGCTTTGTACCCTATGAACACACTTGCTTGTTCATCAAAGTTGTGCTTCCGTGGGAGGCACGGGTGTTCTTCACCCTGCAGGAGCAGGAGTTAGTTTACTTAGAAGCATGGAGCAAGTGCAGTTCAAAAACACAAATTAAATTCACTTTAGAAGCACAATTTTCACGTGTAAAAAGTTTGTCGAAATCTATCAACATGAGATCTTATTTTAAAGATCTCGACATAAGAAATCCAACAGTGAAAACGGTTTATAATTTGGATGCAGAATTCATGAGATATTTCATTTTGATAAACATATAtgaaaaaagcaaaaataaagcCCTTTTTCAGTTCCTCCTGTGTTGGAAGAAAATTCATCAAAACTCTCAGGTAACGACAAGTGTAGCATTGCATATGAGTGACTTGTCACCATCAGAGGAGAGAGTGCGTTAACTAGTGATTTCGGTTATTCTGCACTCGCCATTTATCCAGCCCATTACTCGGTCTAGGCTGATTTTCCCTCTATCCGTTTTTAGTTGGTTGGTAGTGCCTTGCACACCCATGTAAGATTTTGTGTCAGTTTTATTTAGTTTGCATAGAATTTTTTTACTTCACAAATATaaaatttttattttttaaaagGGAAAATAATTATATTTTAGAAAATGAAATGTAAACATATATTGAAAATGATCATCACTTTCTTAACAATCATTTATCCTGTATTAAGAAAGAAGTTCATCCTGTAGTtaaaaaatttaaattttcttaaagAGGCCATTTTTTAAGAAGAGTTCATGAATTTTATAAAAAGTATTACAAATTGTCTTATATTTCATGAATTTTAATAAATGTTTGAGCACTTCTATAATCATTTAATCTTATTATAGAAAAGGTCACAATGTTTAAAAAACTCAAAAAATATTGACAATGGTTTGGTGAATTGAACATGTTTGTGTTTTCTTAATTGAATTATGAGAAATATTCATGgatttataaaaaaatattgatGAATTTAAAAGGAAAAAGAGGAAGGAACAATACTTGGAAGGAAAAGTAGAAAAATTAGATAACCCAAAAGGAGAAGGATAAAAAACATAGGAGAAAAAAAGGAAACAACTAAAAATGTAAAACCAGGGGAAACCGTGCCAAACAATGAAATGGACAAACATGAAAAAACCCGAAGGAAAACCAAATAAACCAGTAAACAATGAATGAAAATCGGGAAAACACCCGTACTGGGTTGGGTCGACTAGCACAcgaggtgtgtgtgtgtgtcgtgGTTGCTATTCCACGCCCTATGTGTCAAATAGGATTTGCCGAATTGCTATATTGTTGGCATGGTTGGATATCGTGGCCTCAACGATCTTGCTACCAGATTTGCTCCTGCTCAATAAATGTGAACCTGGACGGTAAAACAGGAGAGGAGATTGACATCGACGATAGCGGTAGGTTGAGAAGCTCGACATCCTTGCAAGTTGTAACATTCAATATTGACATGAAGTTTTAGAGGGATATAATAGGGGagaagatgaaaggaaaggaatACAAAGAAGAGTTCGATATATATACATTGATTTATACTCGCACCATGGCAGCATGAAAAATAAGGGTGAAATGCACACAAGAGAGGAAGAAAGTATCTAGTGATATTGCTCCTTTGAGTGCTATCATGCTACCAGCCTACCACACAATATTACATGCCAAATAATGTACATATCTGATGCTCTCCAATGTTACATGCTCCTATGCTTCCCAGGCACAAGGGCCActggatcgcggattcagtgatCATGGTCGGAGCACCCACAAATTCAAGAAATACCCTCAGAGAACTCTAATTGCGTGCAAGTCCAGAGCTCCGACCATAGCCATTGGATCACATATTGAACAAACCTAGTGCCCCGAGAGCACGATGGCGTTAGATATTTTACCACCAAATTATCGTTATAAAACCGTCTAAAACTTACAATGTAGACAACATAGGCATATCGCATCATTTCAAACACACAACGAGAAACAAAAAGGAGAAATTCCATTGTGAAGCTAATCCAAAAATTATTAGGAATAGTAACctagccaccgttcatcatttttgtCTCTTGAAATGTAGATCGAATTTAGACGTCAATTTTGGTGGTGTTCGACATGCATCTCATATCAATGTTATTTAAAGACTACAAAATTGCAATATTTTATCGGTTAACTAATTAAATAGTAAAATGGCAGCACGCACGGTTGCACCTAAAGGTGTGGTAGCTCTTGATAGATTCTTGCACACAGGGGTGCCGAGGATATGTGCTTGAGAGGTGGGAGGTGTCAGTTAGATGCTTTTGGAGGTTGGGGTCGACAAACCAAGCTTTTGGCCATACCCAAAGGGTTAGAGATTGTTTAACTTTTctttataaataaataaaatgttGACAGGGACCGCCTCAATGGGCTCCTGGTTTGACAATTCGTCAGCAACGTGTCTCCGAATAAACATTCTTTCTATATATCAAGACGGCAAGAATTATTTAGGATATCGTTATCAAACGATGACAAGTGTGGGTTGTCATTCATTTGTTCAATATTTTTATCAAAAATATTTCGCTCCATCCAAAAGCTTCTCTCCGGTTTCCACATAATCAGTAGACGACCTGTACCTCCCACTATTCTCGTCTGTGATTCCTCGGAGGGTATACCGGTAGTTGGATCCCATTGCTACCTGATTTGATTAGTTTATAGCCTGAAAAACACAAGCGGTTTCCCCTGCTTTTATCTTGCATTATCTCAGTACGAAGGTCCAATCCCTTAGCTAATTAATTAACAACTTTCTCATTTGCTTACCACTTTTAGAAGTTCTCGGTAGTGCCAAACTGATCACCATGCTCAATTCTGTCTCTGCTGCATTGCACGGATTCGTCATTTACCTGTCTAAGAGGAGTGCAAGGTGAGGTCTAGCCGTCTAGGCCATGCACCTATACGTAGTGCAATTCAAAAAGAAAGGGACAAACTACACTGGGAGGAGTCTACAATATAGTATGGGAACTCAGTGGGGTTAAACCTAAAGATCCATGCAAAGTACAAAATTAATCGTCCATGGCATGTGATTCTCTGTAAGTACAAATTTAGTGCTTCTTATGCACCTAGGCTAGCTCTCAGTTTGGTTAACCGCTAACCTAGAAATGATCTAAATATATACATGGACCACCTATAGCTCTCCATAAGACTAGGATGGTACTTTCATTAAGAAATCGATTTTCTTTTGACAAGTACGCGCGGCAGATCAGATTGCCCAATTGTCCTGATTGTACTGCACAGGCTTTTCGCCAAACCGCGCACCAGGGAAATTGATTGTGCAGGAGCACTACATGTGTCATCAAGGGCTAATGGCTTAGGTCACACTCAGAAAGGCTAACCTGTATGGGGCTCAGCTGTCTCCGTTGCACACAAGTCTCCATCTGTCCACGCAGGCACAGAAAAGTTACTCCTATCTGATTTGTAGTATGGAATAAGTGGGCTAAATGATGTGCAGGATTCCATGCATTTTCTCCGATGTTGGATAAATAAATGGATCAGCATTTGCTTCACTATCATTATGCATGATGGAAACTTGCTATCCAATTTGCAATCCATTGAGTGAACGAAAAAGAATAAGTTAGTGGTCTGACAAAGGAAGGTTAAGTATGTACAGGCAAGATTCAGACCTTGATATTGAACTGTATATACCGACTCACACACACAAATGCACGCGCACGGACACACACCATCAAGATTCGCAAGATCACCGTAGGCATCTCGTTATGGACGAGAAAGTCGCATTCTGCTGAAACAATTATCCGCTCTTAATGAGACATACGTGGCATCAAATCAGGGTCTGGTTTCCCCTAGTGAATTTGGGTACAAAAAAGTAAAACAATCCAACCATTTGTTAGTTCTGTATAATTTTGTCAGTGCCATAGGCGACCGCGATTTATGCCTCCGTGATTATTTAACCCTCCTAACGATCCAACCAATGGATAGTTTTTAATAATCTAAGCCATTTGATATATGGAGGTTTAATTTTTGCGCCCAACTATTACATTTGTATAATTAGTCCAAACTCGGAAACCATTCAATTTTCAATTTTTACCCTTTACCATCAGAACCATACATACGTTGCCCATTTAGTATATTGGTACGCAAATAAAGACGATAAAAAGAAGCAATAATTTAAAGTACAAAAAAAGGAAAGTTACAATACAAAAATATCAAAATATAATGAGATACATAgtcaaaataataataataagctAAAATAGGGAGTATAAAGAAAAAAAATTGGAACGTATCTGAAATAGTCTAGAAAATCAGTACAAAACATGAGAATCAGTAACAAACAGTAAATATTCAGCAAATATAC from Triticum urartu cultivar G1812 chromosome 3, Tu2.1, whole genome shotgun sequence encodes:
- the LOC125543311 gene encoding uncharacterized protein LOC125543311, which codes for MVRGMPKSRPIKAAAEVVFDPSVSAPRKPRRAEAPSSSSEYHHFMGSSLSNMYHKPAPAKSTDMSDDEPDIDIEKLLKDVELFGATTWKDKNKIQNRKVVELGGKAIKKQRTPLSVAIPAMKNQQKREQKKIEEERLLGIFRKQNKNKKFEKLRPEDRVLRATEGRFKNGILDVKHLMGGPKQSSSSSFRDAPEREMRKGKKGKGKGKGKGKGKGGRRNRR